From a region of the Triticum aestivum cultivar Chinese Spring chromosome 7D, IWGSC CS RefSeq v2.1, whole genome shotgun sequence genome:
- the LOC123168584 gene encoding adagio-like protein 1, translating into MEWDSESDGGGSAGSGDEMEEEGGEMVLGEAGGSGSGSEGGGLGGGDGVGGMFTFAIEGMLRGAGPYGLVVTDALEPDCPIIYVNRGFEEATGYRAEEVLGRNCRFLQCRGPFAQRRHPLVDDAVVSGIQRCVDNGTQFRGDLLNFRKDGFPLMNRLHLTPIYGDDDIITHYMGIQFFTNANVDLGPVPGSVTREPVRSTRFAPDNFFRPITTGLEQDNFCREYSSLFQLTDEVLCQSILSRLSPRDVASVSSVCRRLYDLTKNEDLWRMVCRNAWGSETTRALETVPAAKRLGWGRLARELTTLEAVAWRKLTVGGAVEPSRCNFSACAVGNRVVLFGGEGVNMQPMNDTFVLDLNASNPEWRHVNVSSAPPGRWGHTLSCLNGSWLVVFGGCGRQGLLNDVFMLDLDAKHPTWREIPGVAPPVPRSWHSSCTLDGNKLVVSGGCADSGVLLSDTFLLDVSMDKPVWREVPASWTPPSRLGHSMSVYDGRKILMFGGLAKSGPLRLRSSDVFTMDLSEEEPCWRCLTGSGMPGAGNPAGAGPPPRLDHVAVSLPGGRVLIFGGSVAGLHSASQLYLLDPTEEKPTWRILNVPGRPPRFAWGHSTCVVGGTKAIVLGGQTGEEWMLTEVHELSLASSNSV; encoded by the exons ATGGAGTGGGACAGCGAgtccgacggcggcggcagcgcggggaGCGGGGACGAgatggaggaggagggaggggagatGGTGCTTGGGGAAGCTGgagggagcgggagcgggagcgagGGCGGGGGATTAGGAggcggcgacggggtcggcggGATGTTCACGTTCGCCATCGAGGGGATGCTCCGTGGGGCGGGGCCGTACGGGCTGGTCGTCACGGACGCGCTCGAGCCCGACTGCCCCATCATCTACGTCAACCGCGGCTTCGAGGAGGCCACCGGGTACCGCGCCGAGGAGGTGCTCGGCAGGAACTG CCGGTTTCTGCAATGCAGAGGACCATTTGCTCAGAGAAGGCACCCCTTGGTTGATGATGCAGTAGTTTCTGGGATTCAGAGATGTGTAGACAACGGTACTCAGTTCCGTGGTGATTTGTTGAATTTCAGAAAAGACGGATTTCCATTGATGAATAGGTTGCATCTGACTCCTATATATGGAGATGATGATATCATCACCCATTATATGGGCATTCAGTTCTTCACCAATGCTAATGTTGATTTGGGACCAGTACCTGGCTCAGTTACAAGGGAACCTGTGAGATCTACACGGTTTGCTCCGGATAACTTCTTCCGGCCCATAACCACCGGACTGGAGCAGGACAACTTCTGCCGGGAGTATTCCAGTCTCTTCCAGCTAACTGATGAAGTACTTTGCCAGAGTATTTTGTCAAGGTTGTCTCCAAGAGATGTCGCATCTGTGAGCTCTGTATGTCGACGGTTGTATGACTTAACAAAAAATGAAGATCTTTGGAGAATGGTTTGCCGTAATGCATGGGGTAGTGAGACTACTCGAGCTCTTGAGACAGTGCCTGCTGCGAAAAGATTGGGCTGGGGTCGGCTGGCCAGAGAACTAACCACCCTGGAAGCTGTTGCCTGGAGGAAATTGACTGTTGGAGGTGCAGTGGAGCCATCTCGATGCAACTTCAGTGCTTGTGCTGTAGGGAATCGTGTCGTTCTCTTTGGCGGGGAAGGTGTTAACATGCAACCGATGAATGACACGTTTGTGTTGGATTTGAATGCTAGCAATCCGGAGTGGAGACATGTCAATGTAAGCTCAGCTCCTCCGGGCCGCTGGGGCCATACACTATCGTGCCTAAATGGATCTTGGTTAGTTGTGTTCGGGGGATGTGGAAGGCAGGGCCTTCTTAATGATGTATTCATGTTGGATTTGGATGCGAAACACCCAACTTGGCGGGAGATCCCTGGTGTTGCACCGCCGGTTCCGCGTTCATGGCACAGCTCCTGCACTTTGGATGGGAATAAGTTGGTGGTTTCTGGTGGCTGTGCAGACTCGGGTGTACTACTCAGTGATACGTTTCTTCTTGATGTGAGCATGGACAAACCTGTATGGAGGGAAGTACCTGCATCTTGGACACCACCTTCTAGATTGGGCCACTCAATGTCTGTGTATGATGGTAGGAAAATTCTGATGTTCGGCGGTCTTGCTAAGAGTGGTCCTCTCCGACTACGATCTAGTGATGTGTTCACAATGGACCTAAGCGAAGAAGAGCCCTGTTGGCGGTGCCTAACCGGGAGTGGAATGCCTGGGGCGGGAAATCCGGCTGGAGCTGGTCCACCTCCTCGTCTTGATCATGTTGCTGTGAGTTTGCCAGGGGGAAGAGTGTTGATATTTGGTGGATCAGTGGCAGGCCTCCACTCGGCGTCACAGCTGTATCTCTTGGATCCGACTGAAGAGAAACCTACGTGGAGGATACTTAATGTTCCCGGGCGACCTCCGCGGTTTGCGTGGGGCCACAGTACCTGTGTCGTTGGAGGTACAAAAGCGATAGTGCTTGGAGGACAAACTGGAGAAGAGTGGATGCTCACCGAAGTACATGAGCTCTCTCTGGCTAGTAGTAACTCTGTTTGA
- the LOC123170410 gene encoding uncharacterized protein encodes MAAQMSPLRRWKRFFGAFDSVDAAIETADPDMCRDELRRARGDIFEGLCNTADDGKAEKLCGVLDGLMAESLETLRLTLVTPKVLATTDLAKAVRALWKHESERVRALARGIMSGWRASALHDFAGEPDNFNAPQPKETVEQQRVCATTTERPSSIEIAGHDQQHASADLDAKKKKTVEISSKASDLVGGINMAKPKEVTVGQHVNVSADPDAKAMEAAKRKLHERYQQASDAKRQRRVQVVESPEMLKQRQRKMHPILRERSLARCASSMVKKTFSVTRQFPMGS; translated from the coding sequence ATGGCCGCGCAGATGAGCCCGCTCCGCCGGTGGAAGCGCTTCTTCGGCGCCTTCGACTCCGTCGACGCGGCCATCGAGACCGCCGACCCTGACATGTGCCGCGACGAGCTCCGGCGCGCCAGGGGCGACATCTTTGAAGGGCTCTGCAACACCGCCGACGACGGCAAGGCGGAGAAGCTCTGCGGGGTTCTCGACGGCTTGATGGCAGAGTCCCTCGAGACGCTGCGGTTGACTCTCGTGACGCCGAAGGTGCTCGCCACCACGGACCTCGCCAAGGCCGTCCGTGCGCTGTGGAAGCACGAGTCCGAGCGGGTCCGCGCCCTCGCCAGAGGCATCATGAGCGGGTGGAGGGCGTCCGCCCTGCACGACTTCGCCGGAGAGCCGGACAACTTCAACGCGCCTCAGCCCAAGGAGACCGTCGAGCAGCAGCGTGTCTGCGCAACGACGACGGAGCGGCCTTCCTCCATCGAGATCGCCGGTCACGATCAGCAGCATGCCTCGGCCGATCTtgacgcgaagaagaagaagacggtggAGATCAGCAGCAAGGCGTCCGATCTCGTCGGCGGCATCAACATGGCGAAGCCCAAGGAGGTCACCGTCGGTCAGCATGTCAATGTCTCGGCCGATCCAGACGCGAAGGCAATGGAGGCCGCAAAGCGCAAACTCCATGAGAGGTACCAGCAAGCATCGGACGCGAAGCGGCAGCGCAGGGTGCAGGTCGTGGAGTCGCCGGAGATGCTCAAGCAGAGGCAGAGGAAGATGCACCCCATCCTGAGGGAGAGGAGCCTGGCGAGGTGCGCCAGCTCCATGGTCAAGAAGACGTTTTCGGTCACGAGGCAGTTTCCCATGGGCAGTTGA